CCTGGAATGAAAAGCTGATCAAGGGCGTGTTCTGGTCGCTGCAGGTCGGCCTGGTGCTGATGATGATGTTGGATCTGTTCCCGGTTGGCCTGTATCAGGTTTCGACCGTCTTCAAGCAAGGCCTCTGGGCTGCTCGAGCGCAGGCGCACGTAACGGATAACGTGTGGATCACCTTGACGTGGATGCGCACGGTTGGTGGGGCGATCTTCCTCTTTGGCGGTGTATTGCCTCTAGCCTATTTCATTCTGTCGAGGGCAGGGCGGATGGTCCGCGAGGCCACTGTCGTTGAGGAAGGCGAATGGACCATCTACGACAAGGAGAAAGCGAAGGAGAGAGAAGCGTGGGCAGCCGGAGACGAGGCGTTCTAGTCTAACGGCATAGAGAAGTCCAACCTTATTCCAACACCCCCCAGCACAACGGTCAGGTTGTGCTGGGGGGTGTTGTTTTTTACGTAGGCGGCCCCTCCTGGGGTCAGTCCCCGTTTCGAAATACCCGCCTAGGCTCTACGCGTGGCGACTCGGTAACGGTGTTACTACTTGCCCCAGTCGCGGGGATAGCGGAACTCGCGGTCGATCGTGCGAGCGGAGATCTTGGCGATGAGGGGAAGGCGTCGCTTGTACTGGGAGGCCTGGACCTTCGCGAGAACGGCTCTGACGAATCGCTCGTCGAATCCGGCCGCGATGATCTCAGGGATTTCGTAACGGCGGTCTACCATCAGATAGAGGACCCGATCAACCTCCTCGTAGGTAAAGCCAAGCTCTGTCTCGTCGGTCTGCCCAACCCAGAGGTCGCCGCTGGGTGCCTTTTGGATGATGGCCTCAGGAATGCCCATGTGGCGCGCCAGTTGCCGAACATGTGTCTTGTACAGGTCGCCCAGTGGATTGATGGCGCTGGCCATATCGCCATACAGCGT
The Candidatus Methylomirabilota bacterium genome window above contains:
- a CDS encoding nitric-oxide reductase, yielding WNEKLIKGVFWSLQVGLVLMMMLDLFPVGLYQVSTVFKQGLWAARAQAHVTDNVWITLTWMRTVGGAIFLFGGVLPLAYFILSRAGRMVREATVVEEGEWTIYDKEKAKEREAWAAGDEAF
- a CDS encoding NAD+ synthase, whose translation is GAEALGAENVWALLMPYRTSSPGSREHAELVVKQLGIQSDVIDITPMVDAYFERFPESDHVRRGNKMARERMTILFDHSAKLKALVLGTSNKTELLLGYGTLYGDMASAINPLGDLYKTHVRQLARHMGIPEAIIQKAPSGDLWVGQTDETELGFTYEEVDRVLYLMVDRRYEIPEIIAAGFDERFVRAVLAKVQASQYKRRLPLIAKISARTIDREFRYPRDWGK